Proteins from one Streptomyces sp. NBC_00289 genomic window:
- a CDS encoding ISL3 family transposase: MGDVLLQNLWFHQVQGVVIENVVPDGELVAVRARAVAERVVCPACGTLSSRVHSRYVRRLADSSVRGRPVLIELQVRRFRCGQRLCRQATFAEQVDGLTVRHGRRSAGLQTVLERVAVMLAGRAGARLSQTLAAGVSRSTLLRLIRRLPEPETSTPRVLGVDDFALRKGHKYGTILIDIETRQPIDLLPDRTTSTVAKWLADHPGIEVICRDRSTAYAEAGRLGAPNAIHVADRWHIWSNLTEAVEKTVVQHRALLREPHDAATAQAVADTENTNLDPPSPRGPRTTGRLSDRIREQHAAIHALLEQGIGLRAIARQQGLARNTVRRFANAASADELLVGRWTGRASILDPYKPYLHQRWAEGCTVARRLFEEVRERGYPGGENVVKVYVAKLRENFPHDPPHKTPSVRNVTSWLTRHPDRLTEDQTQQLKAILARCPALDRTAHHVRTFAELMNNRQGRT, from the coding sequence GTGGGTGATGTTCTCCTCCAGAACCTGTGGTTCCACCAGGTCCAAGGTGTCGTGATCGAAAACGTTGTGCCTGACGGCGAGTTGGTGGCCGTGCGGGCCCGGGCGGTTGCGGAGCGGGTCGTATGTCCAGCGTGCGGGACGCTGTCGTCTCGGGTGCACAGCCGGTACGTACGGCGGCTCGCCGACAGCTCGGTCAGAGGGCGTCCGGTGCTGATCGAGTTACAGGTGCGGCGGTTCCGCTGCGGCCAACGTTTGTGCAGACAGGCGACGTTCGCCGAGCAGGTCGACGGACTGACCGTCCGGCACGGCCGACGCAGCGCCGGGCTGCAGACAGTGCTGGAGCGTGTGGCGGTGATGCTGGCCGGCCGTGCCGGTGCCCGCCTCTCCCAGACTCTGGCCGCCGGGGTGAGCAGGTCGACACTGCTGCGGTTGATCCGTCGCCTGCCGGAGCCCGAGACCTCGACACCGCGGGTGCTCGGGGTGGACGACTTCGCGCTGCGCAAGGGCCACAAGTACGGCACGATCCTGATCGACATCGAAACCCGTCAGCCCATCGACCTGCTGCCGGACCGGACGACGTCGACGGTCGCCAAGTGGCTCGCCGACCATCCCGGCATCGAGGTGATCTGTCGGGACCGCTCCACCGCCTATGCCGAGGCCGGACGGCTCGGCGCCCCGAACGCCATCCACGTCGCGGACCGATGGCACATCTGGTCGAACCTTACTGAGGCCGTCGAGAAGACAGTCGTTCAACACCGCGCTCTGCTACGTGAGCCGCACGACGCCGCCACGGCCCAGGCCGTCGCGGACACGGAGAACACGAACCTCGATCCGCCCTCTCCCAGAGGGCCGCGGACAACCGGCCGACTCTCCGACCGCATCCGGGAACAGCACGCGGCTATCCACGCTCTCCTCGAGCAGGGCATCGGACTGCGCGCGATCGCCCGCCAACAGGGGCTGGCCCGCAATACCGTCCGCCGCTTCGCCAACGCGGCAAGCGCGGACGAACTCCTGGTTGGCCGGTGGACCGGCCGAGCCAGCATTCTCGACCCCTACAAGCCTTACCTGCACCAGCGGTGGGCGGAGGGCTGCACCGTCGCCCGCCGCCTGTTCGAGGAAGTACGCGAACGTGGCTACCCCGGCGGCGAGAACGTGGTGAAGGTCTACGTGGCCAAACTCCGCGAGAACTTTCCGCACGACCCGCCCCACAAGACGCCGTCCGTGCGGAATGTGACCAGCTGGCTCACCCGCCATCCCGACCGCCTCACCGAGGACCAGACCCAGCAGCTCAAAGCGATCCTGGCTCGCTGCCCCGCGCTCGACCGCACCGCCCACCACGTCCGCACGTTTGCCGAGCTCATGAACAACCGTCAGGGCCGGACCTGA